The following proteins come from a genomic window of Deinococcus aerius:
- a CDS encoding amylo-alpha-1,6-glucosidase, with protein MTARSTSLADIGRPIAERTVIGNGSPIGLLGSSTAYKQVWARDSMICSLGLMLCADPEGPEIARRSIRTLAAYQSRLGNIPHNVGFTGIPDPALIAHGGALHVGEDAPKVVVDTAHAGCIDNSLWFILGNDYVHRTDGDTGRLRQMWPHLRRAYTWLEYQDSNECGLLEVHEAMDWADLFANRYNSLWPNALWFAAQRSMAAMSEALGEDGSPYRARAEDIRFKLNTLLWLGPEVEKDMTWVENHRKEWLYPIRLTTTVLQERPYYLPYMAFRDYEDRFDTFGNLVAILFGLASEAQANKILDYIESAGVNEPWPVKAIYPPVQPGDKDWREYYRLRNLNLPDQYHNGGIWPMIGGFYVAALVKAGRLDEAARQLGRLAEMNRLSRTPGLEWDFNEWHHGRSGRPSGFRGQSWSAAMFIYAHECVQQGFCPVFNAGEGW; from the coding sequence GTGACCGCCCGTTCCACCTCCCTCGCCGATATTGGCCGCCCGATTGCCGAGCGCACCGTCATCGGCAACGGCAGTCCCATCGGTCTGCTCGGCTCCAGCACCGCCTACAAGCAGGTCTGGGCGCGCGACTCCATGATCTGCTCTCTGGGTCTGATGCTCTGCGCGGACCCCGAGGGACCCGAGATCGCCCGGCGGTCCATCCGCACCCTCGCCGCCTACCAGTCGCGGCTGGGCAACATTCCCCACAACGTCGGCTTCACCGGCATTCCCGACCCGGCACTCATCGCTCACGGCGGGGCACTGCACGTGGGCGAGGACGCGCCAAAGGTCGTGGTAGATACGGCCCACGCGGGCTGCATCGACAACAGCCTGTGGTTCATCCTGGGCAACGACTACGTCCACCGCACGGACGGGGACACCGGGCGCCTGCGCCAGATGTGGCCCCACCTGCGCCGCGCCTACACCTGGCTGGAATACCAGGACAGCAACGAGTGCGGCCTGCTGGAGGTCCACGAGGCGATGGACTGGGCCGACCTCTTCGCCAACCGCTACAACAGCCTGTGGCCCAACGCCCTGTGGTTCGCCGCGCAGCGCTCCATGGCGGCGATGAGCGAGGCCCTGGGGGAGGATGGCAGCCCTTACCGGGCGCGGGCCGAGGACATCCGCTTCAAGCTCAACACGCTGCTGTGGCTCGGCCCGGAGGTCGAAAAGGATATGACCTGGGTGGAGAACCACCGCAAGGAGTGGCTCTACCCCATCCGCCTGACGACCACCGTGCTGCAGGAGCGCCCCTACTACCTGCCCTACATGGCCTTCCGCGACTACGAGGACCGCTTCGACACCTTCGGGAACCTCGTCGCCATCCTGTTCGGGCTGGCGAGTGAGGCGCAGGCGAACAAGATTCTCGACTACATCGAGTCCGCCGGGGTGAACGAGCCGTGGCCGGTGAAAGCGATCTACCCGCCCGTGCAGCCCGGGGACAAGGACTGGCGGGAGTATTACCGCCTGCGGAACCTGAACCTGCCCGACCAGTACCACAACGGCGGCATCTGGCCCATGATCGGCGGGTTCTACGTGGCGGCCCTGGTCAAAGCCGGACGCCTGGACGAGGCGGCGCGGCAACTGGGGCGCCTGGCCGAGATGAACCGTCTCTCCCGCACGCCGGGCCTGGAATGGGACTTCAACGAGTGGCACCACGGGCGCAGCGGGCGGCCCAGCGGCTTCCGCGGCCAGAGCTGGTCGGCAGCGATGTTCATCTACGCGCACGAATGTGTTCAGCAGGGCTTCTGCCCGGTCTT